Proteins from one Catenuloplanes atrovinosus genomic window:
- a CDS encoding MFS transporter has product MRSLRFHPAWLVAAVAFVALVGAAGFRATPGVMLHPLHAEFGWPVAVISAAVSVNLLLYGLTAPFAAALMDRFGIRRVAAVALLLVASGSGLTVFMTESWQLLLCWGVLVGLGTGSMALSFVATVTGRWFVARRGLVTGVLTAGGAAGQLIFLPILAVLVQESGWRSASLTVTVAALLVVPLIWFFLRDHPRDLGTTAYGAAAEDQVQPQPQGSAAVRAVRALRTAARTRAFWLLAGGFAICGATTNGLVGTHFIPAAHDHGMAATAAASLLALIGVFDIVGTIASGWLTDRFDSRILLGAYYGLRGVSLLVLPALFAADSGPSMLVFILFYGLDWVATVPPTVALCRTYFGADGAVVFGWVFASHQVGAAFAATAAGLVRDRLGEYDLAWYVAGALAIGAAVLSLSLFRTRRHDRVTPPVDGHARPGRWALKST; this is encoded by the coding sequence GTGCGCTCTCTTCGATTCCACCCCGCCTGGCTGGTCGCGGCCGTCGCGTTCGTGGCGCTGGTCGGGGCCGCCGGCTTCCGCGCCACGCCGGGCGTGATGCTGCACCCGCTGCACGCCGAGTTCGGCTGGCCGGTCGCCGTGATCTCCGCGGCCGTCAGCGTCAACCTGCTGCTCTACGGCCTGACCGCGCCGTTCGCGGCCGCGCTGATGGACCGGTTCGGCATCCGCCGGGTCGCCGCGGTCGCGCTGCTGCTGGTCGCGTCCGGCAGCGGGCTGACCGTGTTCATGACCGAGAGCTGGCAGTTGCTGCTCTGCTGGGGCGTGCTGGTCGGCCTCGGCACCGGCTCGATGGCGTTGTCGTTCGTGGCCACCGTGACCGGGCGCTGGTTCGTCGCGCGGCGCGGCCTGGTCACCGGCGTGCTGACCGCGGGCGGCGCGGCCGGACAGCTCATCTTCCTGCCGATCCTGGCCGTGCTGGTGCAGGAGAGCGGCTGGCGCTCCGCGTCGCTCACCGTCACCGTGGCCGCGCTGCTGGTCGTACCGCTGATCTGGTTCTTCCTCCGCGATCACCCGCGCGACCTGGGCACCACCGCCTACGGAGCCGCCGCGGAAGATCAAGTGCAACCACAACCTCAGGGCAGCGCGGCGGTACGGGCGGTCCGCGCGCTGCGGACCGCCGCCCGTACCCGCGCGTTCTGGCTGCTGGCCGGCGGCTTCGCGATCTGCGGCGCCACCACGAACGGCCTGGTCGGCACGCACTTCATCCCGGCCGCGCACGACCACGGCATGGCGGCGACCGCGGCCGCGAGCCTGCTGGCGCTGATCGGCGTGTTCGACATCGTCGGCACGATCGCGTCCGGCTGGCTGACCGACCGGTTCGACAGCCGGATCCTGCTCGGCGCCTACTACGGGTTGCGCGGCGTGTCGCTGCTGGTGCTGCCGGCGCTGTTCGCGGCCGACAGCGGGCCGAGCATGCTGGTCTTCATCCTGTTCTACGGCCTGGACTGGGTGGCCACGGTGCCGCCGACCGTGGCGCTGTGCCGCACCTACTTCGGCGCGGACGGCGCGGTCGTGTTCGGCTGGGTGTTCGCGTCGCACCAGGTCGGTGCCGCGTTCGCGGCGACCGCGGCGGGCCTGGTCCGCGACCGGCTCGGCGAGTACGACCTGGCCTGGTACGTGGCCGGCGCGCTGGCGATCGGCGCGGCCGTGCTGTCGCTGTCGCTGTTCCGCACCCGCCGCCACGACCGGGTCACGCCGCCGGTCGACGGCCACGCGCGGCCGGGCCGCTGGGCGTTGAAGAGCACGTAG
- a CDS encoding GlxA family transcriptional regulator encodes MRKNRAMPSDDSRHAVAVLALDGVVTFDLGTAVQLFRAARDASDRRLYRTRVCTPHGRAVRAAAGILTAPEDGAGLELLATADTIVVPGVDSGPPVTDGTLAPDVVDALRTAHARGARIVSICTASMVLAAAGLLDGRPATTHWGWVDTFRRLYPRVRLDPDVLFVDDGSVLTSAGVAAGIDLCLHIIRTDHGSQVANRAARRCVVPSWREGGQAQYIERPVPVSPAGADTAATRAWALERLETPLSLPELAGHARMSVRTFTRRFREETGVSPNRWLLQRRLDLARQLLESTSLTVDQVARRCGLGTATSLRQHLHAAIGVAPSAYRRAFRRAEAA; translated from the coding sequence ATGCGCAAGAATCGGGCCATGCCTTCCGATGACTCCCGGCACGCGGTCGCGGTGCTCGCCCTCGACGGCGTGGTGACGTTCGACCTGGGTACGGCCGTGCAGCTGTTCCGCGCCGCGCGGGACGCGTCCGATCGCCGCCTCTACCGCACGCGCGTCTGCACGCCGCACGGCCGGGCGGTGCGGGCCGCCGCCGGCATCCTGACCGCGCCGGAGGACGGCGCCGGCCTGGAGCTGCTCGCCACCGCCGACACGATCGTGGTGCCGGGCGTGGACTCCGGCCCGCCGGTGACGGACGGCACGCTGGCGCCGGACGTGGTGGACGCGCTGCGCACCGCGCACGCGCGCGGCGCCCGGATCGTCTCGATCTGCACCGCCTCGATGGTGCTGGCCGCGGCCGGACTGCTCGACGGCCGGCCGGCCACCACGCACTGGGGCTGGGTGGACACGTTCCGGCGGCTCTACCCGCGGGTGCGGCTGGACCCGGACGTGCTCTTCGTCGACGACGGGTCCGTGCTGACCTCCGCCGGGGTGGCCGCCGGCATCGACCTGTGCCTGCACATCATCCGCACCGACCACGGCAGCCAGGTGGCGAACCGGGCGGCCCGGCGATGCGTGGTGCCGTCCTGGCGGGAGGGCGGGCAGGCGCAGTACATCGAGCGCCCGGTGCCGGTCTCCCCGGCCGGCGCGGACACGGCCGCCACCCGGGCCTGGGCGCTGGAGCGGCTGGAGACGCCGCTGTCGCTGCCGGAGCTGGCCGGGCACGCGCGGATGAGCGTGCGCACGTTCACCCGCCGCTTCCGCGAGGAGACCGGCGTCAGCCCGAACCGCTGGCTGTTGCAGCGCCGGCTCGACCTGGCCCGCCAGCTGCTGGAGAGCACGTCGCTGACCGTGGACCAGGTGGCGCGGCGCTGCGGCCTCGGCACGGCCACCTCGCTGCGTCAGCACCTGCACGCGGCGATCGGCGTGGCGCCGAGCGCGTACCGGCGCGCCTTCCGCCGCGCGGAGGCGGCCTGA
- a CDS encoding amylo-alpha-1,6-glucosidase, producing MGRTALRTLAERVLDLNWTGDHTVPSRSLYPHQWSWDSAFVAIGLAHAAPDRAWRELESLFRAQWADGRVPHIVFNPAVPEGDYFPGPAFWDGPTTGLVQPPVHAVAVREIFRRTADRERLAWFYPRLCAQQAYLTTRRDAAGDGLVSIVHPWESGLDNSPSWDEALARLPADPELLRVHRRRDIRVAAPAHRPTDADYARYLAIAGAYRDRGYHDDDLAGRHGFVMECPSFNALRAAADIALAEIAEELGLPAAHHRERARAIVSAMVEHLFDPRTGMFHARAVPSGERAAARCVNGLVPLVLPGLPEEIAASLVEAATSPRFGLGGALPVTSYDRTAADFDPVRYWRGPIWINMNWLLHRGLLGHNHPAPAALLRDRMLDLVGTGGCYEYYHPVTGAGLGAAEFSWTAALTLDLLENP from the coding sequence ATGGGCCGCACCGCACTCCGTACCCTGGCCGAACGCGTTCTTGATCTGAACTGGACCGGTGATCACACGGTTCCGTCCCGGTCGCTCTACCCGCACCAGTGGAGCTGGGACTCGGCGTTCGTCGCGATCGGTCTCGCCCACGCCGCACCGGACCGCGCGTGGCGGGAGCTGGAGTCGCTGTTCCGCGCGCAGTGGGCCGACGGCCGCGTCCCGCACATCGTGTTCAACCCGGCCGTGCCCGAGGGCGACTACTTTCCCGGGCCCGCGTTCTGGGACGGGCCGACCACCGGGCTGGTGCAGCCGCCGGTGCACGCCGTGGCGGTCCGCGAGATCTTCCGCCGCACCGCCGACCGGGAGCGGCTGGCCTGGTTCTATCCGCGGCTGTGCGCGCAGCAGGCCTATCTGACGACGCGCCGGGACGCGGCCGGCGACGGCCTGGTGTCGATCGTGCACCCGTGGGAGTCCGGATTGGACAACAGCCCGAGCTGGGACGAGGCGCTGGCGCGGTTGCCGGCCGACCCGGAGCTGCTGCGCGTCCACCGGCGGCGGGACATCCGGGTGGCGGCGCCCGCGCACCGGCCCACCGACGCGGACTACGCCCGGTACCTGGCGATCGCGGGCGCGTACCGGGACCGCGGTTACCACGACGATGACCTGGCCGGGCGGCACGGCTTCGTGATGGAGTGCCCGTCGTTCAACGCGCTGCGCGCGGCCGCGGACATCGCGCTGGCCGAGATCGCGGAGGAACTCGGCCTGCCCGCCGCGCACCACCGCGAGCGCGCGCGGGCCATCGTGAGCGCGATGGTCGAGCACCTCTTCGATCCACGGACCGGCATGTTCCACGCGCGCGCCGTGCCGTCCGGCGAGCGCGCGGCGGCCCGGTGCGTCAACGGCCTGGTGCCGCTGGTGCTGCCCGGGCTGCCGGAGGAGATCGCGGCGTCGCTGGTCGAGGCGGCGACGTCGCCCCGGTTCGGGCTGGGCGGCGCGCTGCCGGTCACCAGCTACGACCGGACCGCGGCCGACTTCGACCCGGTGCGGTACTGGCGCGGCCCGATCTGGATCAACATGAACTGGCTGCTCCATCGCGGCCTGCTCGGACATAACCACCCGGCGCCGGCCGCGCTGCTGCGCGACCGGATGCTCGACCTGGTCGGCACCGGGGGTTGCTACGAGTACTACCACCCGGTCACCGGGGCCGGGCTCGGCGCGGCGGAGTTCAGCTGGACCGCCGCGCTCACGCTCGACCTGCTGGAGAACCCGTGA
- a CDS encoding cupin domain-containing protein translates to MEHYTIATVAEQYSDFRRVLWTGKHTQVVIMTIPAGGEIGEEVHEVDQILTFVSGVGQAKVSGQTRKVSQGDMVIVPAGAKHNFTNEGPNPLVLYTVYGPPEHADGAVHATKEEADALEEAGKDEPPTS, encoded by the coding sequence ATGGAGCACTACACGATCGCCACCGTCGCGGAACAGTACTCGGATTTCCGTCGCGTCCTCTGGACCGGCAAGCACACCCAGGTCGTGATCATGACGATCCCGGCCGGCGGCGAGATCGGTGAGGAGGTCCACGAGGTGGACCAGATCCTCACCTTCGTCAGCGGTGTCGGCCAGGCCAAGGTCAGCGGCCAGACGCGCAAGGTCAGCCAGGGCGACATGGTCATCGTCCCGGCCGGTGCGAAGCACAACTTCACCAACGAGGGGCCGAACCCGCTCGTGCTCTACACGGTCTACGGCCCGCCGGAGCACGCGGACGGCGCGGTGCACGCCACCAAGGAGGAGGCGGACGCGCTGGAGGAGGCCGGCAAGGACGAGCCGCCGACCTCCTGA